A genomic window from Paenibacillus sp. FSL K6-0276 includes:
- a CDS encoding MFS transporter: MSSISATYQENKEIQKKRWMILIVLNIFTFMSTLDGSIVNIALPELSKQLKLPMAQIEWVTTGYLMAICTAILFFGKLGDIVGKIRIFKIGTIVFVIGSMLCGLSVSLPALLASRVIQAIGASMTMANSQGIVTDIFPASERGKALGFIGTFVSLGSIAGPSLGGVMVSTLGWEYIFWVNIPIGVIAILLGWKVLPKDLTRVKSTIDVPGNLLFAIFIISLFAGLLLGQQLGYGDSLIVTSLIVAVISFIAFLWTELRRKEPLLHLSLFKNQLFSLSILCGFLVFTANFCFNIIAPFYAQNMLNLSPFNAGFLLMLLPICMVVVAPISGALSDKIGSEFLTFAGLVVMVIAQFGLAELHEGSSVVLVGVWIAMLGIGSGLFQSPNNSLVMSKVPRTQLGSAGSVNSLVRNVGMVVGITIATTILFHVMSSEAGYRVTGLVQGQPELFISGMHVVFMTSASICFVAALLTGWRMVSARSARVQTSEK, from the coding sequence ATGAGTTCTATTAGCGCAACCTATCAAGAAAACAAGGAAATTCAGAAGAAACGTTGGATGATTTTAATTGTACTGAATATTTTCACCTTTATGTCCACGCTTGACGGTAGTATTGTCAACATCGCTCTGCCTGAATTATCAAAACAATTGAAGCTACCTATGGCACAAATCGAATGGGTAACCACTGGTTATCTAATGGCAATCTGTACAGCGATTCTTTTCTTCGGGAAGCTTGGAGATATTGTTGGGAAGATTAGAATTTTTAAGATTGGGACGATTGTTTTTGTTATTGGTTCAATGCTGTGTGGACTTAGTGTTAGTTTACCTGCATTACTTGCTTCACGCGTTATTCAGGCTATCGGAGCTTCGATGACAATGGCGAACAGTCAGGGAATAGTTACGGATATTTTCCCTGCCTCAGAGCGCGGTAAGGCCCTTGGTTTTATTGGTACATTTGTTTCTCTGGGAAGTATAGCAGGACCTAGCTTAGGGGGCGTTATGGTGTCTACCTTAGGCTGGGAATATATCTTTTGGGTGAACATTCCAATTGGAGTGATCGCTATCCTGTTAGGCTGGAAGGTACTGCCTAAGGATTTAACTAGGGTGAAATCTACAATTGACGTTCCAGGCAATCTGCTCTTCGCTATTTTTATCATAAGTTTGTTCGCGGGGCTCTTGTTGGGACAGCAGCTCGGTTATGGCGACAGCTTAATTGTGACATCTTTAATCGTAGCTGTAATCAGCTTCATTGCTTTCTTGTGGACGGAGCTTCGCAGAAAAGAACCGCTACTGCATTTGTCATTATTTAAGAATCAATTGTTTTCATTAAGTATTTTATGTGGGTTTCTAGTGTTTACAGCGAACTTCTGCTTTAATATCATCGCGCCGTTTTATGCACAGAATATGCTGAATCTATCGCCATTTAACGCGGGATTCCTGTTGATGCTGTTACCAATATGTATGGTAGTCGTAGCGCCAATAAGCGGTGCTTTATCGGATAAAATCGGCTCTGAATTCCTAACTTTTGCAGGGCTGGTGGTCATGGTTATTGCTCAGTTTGGACTAGCTGAGCTTCATGAGGGAAGCTCAGTTGTGCTGGTAGGTGTGTGGATCGCTATGCTTGGAATAGGTAGTGGTCTGTTTCAATCGCCGAATAATTCACTTGTGATGTCCAAGGTGCCAAGAACACAGCTTGGTTCTGCGGGTAGCGTCAATTCGCTAGTTCGTAATGTGGGTATGGTCGTCGGTATTACGATAGCTACGACGATTCTCTTTCATGTGATGAGCAGTGAAGCAGGTTATCGGGTAACAGGTCTAGTTCAGGGTCAGCCAGAGTTGTTTATCAGCGGCATGCATGTAGTGTTCATGACTTCGGCATCCATATGCTTTGTGGCTGCATTGCTAACGGGGTGGAGAATGGTGAGTGCAAGAAGCGCTAGAGTGCAGACTTCGGAAAAATAA
- a CDS encoding response regulator: MRDLEEKGFIEWIYCKKREGSGEVEARIMIVDDAAFMRAILKDILIELDYEFVAEGSNGQEVVNMYKRIKPDLVTMDTTMPEIRGLSPNNSQKSSWPQK, encoded by the coding sequence ATGAGAGATTTAGAAGAGAAGGGGTTTATAGAATGGATATATTGTAAAAAAAGGGAGGGTTCTGGTGAAGTGGAGGCGAGAATAATGATCGTTGATGATGCCGCATTTATGAGAGCAATATTGAAGGATATTCTAATAGAGTTAGATTATGAATTTGTTGCTGAGGGTAGCAATGGTCAGGAAGTCGTTAATATGTACAAGAGGATAAAACCTGATTTAGTGACTATGGACACCACCATGCCCGAAATCAGGGGTTTATCCCCTAATAACTCTCAAAAAAGCAGCTGGCCCCAAAAGTAG
- a CDS encoding MarR family winged helix-turn-helix transcriptional regulator encodes MEKEPIGKLISHFHRQNQKKLVKKFVPYGIGSGGQHSFLKLIISKPGITQDQLTAELKFDKATTARSVKQLENSGYIERKVDPNDRRSHLLYPTPKAIDFSPVLQSILDDFNKSLVGKLTNEEVDQLRNLLQKISTDEE; translated from the coding sequence TTGGAAAAAGAGCCTATAGGAAAGTTAATTTCCCATTTCCATCGTCAAAATCAAAAGAAATTGGTAAAAAAATTCGTGCCCTATGGAATAGGTAGCGGTGGGCAACATAGCTTTCTCAAATTGATTATTTCCAAGCCTGGGATTACACAAGATCAATTAACTGCTGAATTGAAATTCGACAAAGCCACCACCGCACGTTCCGTGAAGCAATTAGAGAATTCGGGATATATAGAACGAAAAGTAGATCCCAATGATCGACGCTCTCACCTACTGTATCCTACTCCTAAGGCAATCGACTTCTCGCCTGTCCTTCAGTCCATTTTAGATGATTTTAACAAAAGCTTGGTTGGCAAATTAACCAATGAGGAAGTAGACCAGCTTCGTAACTTACTTCAAAAGATCAGCACTGACGAAGAGTAG
- a CDS encoding response regulator, whose protein sequence is MQKIMVVDDEEVLRMLIEDTLEDLENVEIHTAENGLEALTKLSKNHFDLVILDYMMPELTGIEVLQQLDEEKKKATAILMLTAKAQDVDRIRAVDAGARYFMPKPFSPMELLQIVEGILSGEGK, encoded by the coding sequence ATGCAAAAGATAATGGTAGTGGATGATGAAGAAGTATTACGGATGTTAATCGAGGATACGCTGGAAGATTTGGAGAATGTTGAGATTCACACAGCGGAGAATGGATTGGAGGCACTGACAAAGCTATCCAAGAATCATTTTGATTTGGTGATTCTGGATTATATGATGCCGGAATTGACAGGGATTGAAGTACTTCAACAGCTGGATGAGGAGAAGAAGAAAGCTACAGCTATTTTAATGTTAACGGCCAAGGCTCAAGATGTGGATCGAATTCGAGCTGTTGATGCAGGAGCGCGTTACTTCATGCCGAAACCATTCAGTCCGATGGAACTCTTGCAGATTGTGGAGGGGATCCTAAGTGGCGAAGGAAAGTAG
- a CDS encoding PFL family protein, which yields MSLVEVQETNKMIREMNLDVRTITMGISLMDCAHTDMRTFNQNVYDKITRSAEKLVKTGEDLERQFGVPIVNKRISVTPIAIAAGAVKTDTYVPVAEILDKAAKEVGVNFIGGFSALVQKGCTKGDRILIDSIPEALAVTERVCSSVNVGSSRSGINMDAVKLMGDIIIQTAERTKDRDSIGCAKLVVFCNAVEDNPFMAGAFHGVGERECVINVGVSGPGVIKRALEEVKGQDFETLCETIKRTAFKVTRVGQLVAQEASKRMNVPFGIIDLSLAPTPEIGDSIAEIFQVMGLEEAGAPGTTAALAILNDNVKKGGVMASSYVGGLSGAFIPVSEDHGMIQAVQRGALTLEKLEAMTCVCSVGLDMIAIPGSTTKETISGIIADEAAIGMVNNKTTAVRVIPVIGKDVGEIVEFGGLLGYAPVMAVNSFNCSNFINRGGRIPAPIHSFKN from the coding sequence ATTTCATTGGTGGAAGTACAAGAAACGAATAAGATGATCCGTGAAATGAATCTGGATGTGCGTACCATAACGATGGGGATCAGCCTCATGGATTGTGCTCATACAGATATGAGAACTTTTAACCAAAATGTATACGACAAGATTACTAGATCCGCCGAGAAACTCGTTAAAACAGGTGAAGATCTAGAAAGACAATTTGGTGTTCCGATTGTTAATAAACGGATTTCTGTGACCCCTATTGCTATTGCTGCTGGAGCCGTGAAGACGGATACGTATGTACCTGTAGCGGAAATTTTGGACAAGGCTGCAAAAGAAGTTGGCGTTAACTTTATTGGTGGCTTCTCTGCGCTTGTACAAAAAGGCTGCACCAAAGGCGATCGCATTCTAATCGATAGCATCCCAGAAGCATTGGCAGTCACTGAAAGAGTCTGCTCCTCTGTCAACGTTGGCTCCTCCAGAAGTGGAATCAATATGGATGCTGTGAAATTAATGGGTGACATCATTATTCAAACTGCGGAACGCACCAAGGATCGGGATTCCATCGGCTGTGCTAAGCTGGTTGTCTTCTGTAATGCCGTCGAGGACAATCCTTTTATGGCTGGAGCATTTCACGGTGTTGGTGAACGAGAATGCGTCATCAATGTTGGTGTCAGCGGCCCAGGTGTAATCAAGCGTGCGTTAGAAGAAGTTAAAGGACAGGACTTTGAAACCCTATGCGAAACGATCAAACGGACGGCGTTTAAAGTTACGCGTGTTGGTCAACTAGTTGCACAGGAAGCTTCTAAACGGATGAACGTTCCCTTTGGGATTATCGATCTTTCTCTGGCTCCAACTCCAGAAATTGGAGACTCCATTGCGGAGATCTTTCAAGTCATGGGTCTGGAAGAAGCAGGCGCTCCAGGAACAACAGCCGCTCTGGCTATTCTAAATGACAATGTTAAAAAAGGTGGCGTTATGGCCTCCTCATATGTTGGCGGACTCAGTGGAGCCTTTATTCCGGTCAGTGAAGACCACGGAATGATTCAAGCCGTTCAGCGTGGTGCCCTTACTCTCGAGAAGCTAGAAGCTATGACCTGTGTATGTTCTGTAGGGCTGGACATGATTGCTATACCGGGAAGTACAACCAAAGAAACGATCTCTGGCATCATCGCAGATGAAGCTGCTATCGGAATGGTCAATAACAAAACAACCGCTGTTCGCGTCATTCCTGTCATCGGCAAGGATGTAGGCGAAATCGTAGAATTCGGCGGCCTCCTTGGATATGCACCAGTAATGGCTGTTAATTCCTTCAATTGCTCCAACTTCATTAATAGAGGTGGACGAATTCCTGCTCCAATTCACAGCTTTAAGAATTAA
- a CDS encoding ACT domain-containing protein — protein sequence MKGIITVLGKDKVGIIAKVCTYLAEHNLNILDISQTIVQDYFNMMMIVDISGSTKAFEDIVEDLHFIGESIGVEIKLQHEDIFNIMHRI from the coding sequence ATGAAGGGGATTATTACTGTATTAGGAAAAGACAAAGTAGGGATTATTGCCAAGGTATGTACATATCTTGCCGAGCACAATTTGAACATTCTGGATATTTCTCAGACGATTGTACAAGATTATTTTAACATGATGATGATTGTAGACATTTCTGGCTCGACTAAAGCATTTGAGGATATAGTTGAGGATTTGCATTTCATCGGAGAATCGATCGGTGTGGAAATCAAGCTTCAGCATGAGGATATTTTTAATATTATGCACCGCATCTAG
- a CDS encoding diguanylate cyclase — protein sequence MTTQKYKDMVEQRTKQTLQEWSELTEVKEKDIYRFLHNLKGTAGTVGLQEVEQFADATLPYFMESSLKNWSALEWGDYLYPLIQLFDQDSSVALGSVKQLDKKRNDDALPHNDILLIDDDVELVAYLKESLEKQNYYVSIALSAERGLKIFYESKPDLILLDILLPDISGIEVLNQIIGKAKKELIPIIIISGEYSKATQLHAYRLGVMDFLSKPVDIDLFLALIKNRFELKWEWQDSIIVDELTGAFNRKHFNQVMKQLICDFKRTERVFSLALIDLDYFKKINDTYGHLIGDEVLQSLSELVQSSIRMEDTFCRFGGEEFAVFLPNTDASSALLVIERIQERFAATDFFAKNEIFHVTFSSGISEVTEAENIADKIVERADQALYASKDAGRNQTTLYTDHLSSTKKHSVLNVIIVDDDALIRRIVTHQFDTWEPEDIAEVRISSYANGLDFLQSDWFSVDEKYIILLDGVMPDLDGVEVLERIRKTYPEVNILVIMLTGRNNQADIVHALQMGADDYVVKPVHMPELLSRMERLAHRFLF from the coding sequence ATGACTACACAAAAATATAAAGATATGGTCGAGCAACGGACCAAACAAACCCTCCAGGAATGGTCGGAACTGACGGAAGTTAAAGAGAAGGACATTTATCGTTTTTTGCATAATTTGAAAGGCACGGCTGGAACTGTTGGGTTACAAGAAGTTGAACAATTTGCCGATGCAACGTTGCCCTATTTCATGGAAAGTAGCCTTAAGAACTGGTCTGCCCTTGAGTGGGGGGATTATTTGTATCCGCTTATTCAACTTTTTGACCAAGATTCATCGGTTGCTCTAGGTTCTGTTAAGCAGTTAGACAAAAAAAGGAATGATGATGCGCTCCCACATAATGATATTTTGCTTATTGATGACGATGTTGAATTAGTAGCTTATTTAAAAGAATCATTAGAGAAGCAGAACTATTATGTAAGCATTGCCTTATCCGCTGAACGGGGTCTTAAGATTTTCTATGAAAGCAAACCGGATCTGATTCTTCTGGATATTCTTTTGCCAGATATCAGTGGGATTGAGGTCTTGAATCAAATTATCGGCAAAGCCAAAAAAGAACTTATTCCAATCATCATTATAAGTGGGGAGTACTCCAAAGCGACTCAATTGCATGCCTATAGGCTGGGTGTAATGGATTTTTTATCGAAGCCTGTAGATATTGATTTATTCCTAGCTCTGATCAAAAACCGCTTTGAGCTAAAGTGGGAATGGCAGGACTCCATCATTGTGGATGAATTAACGGGTGCGTTTAATCGAAAACACTTTAATCAAGTGATGAAGCAACTGATTTGCGATTTTAAGCGCACGGAACGGGTATTTTCTTTAGCGCTGATTGATCTGGACTATTTTAAAAAAATTAATGATACATACGGTCATCTAATCGGAGACGAGGTATTACAGTCCTTATCTGAGCTTGTACAGAGTTCGATCCGGATGGAAGATACCTTTTGCCGCTTTGGTGGAGAAGAGTTTGCTGTGTTCCTGCCCAATACGGATGCGAGTTCTGCATTGTTAGTGATTGAGCGTATTCAGGAGCGATTTGCTGCCACCGATTTTTTTGCGAAGAATGAAATCTTCCATGTGACCTTCTCTAGTGGGATATCTGAGGTAACAGAAGCTGAGAATATTGCCGATAAAATTGTAGAAAGAGCAGATCAGGCCCTCTATGCCAGCAAGGATGCCGGAAGGAATCAGACGACACTCTACACGGACCATTTATCGTCAACTAAAAAACACTCAGTTCTCAATGTAATTATTGTGGATGATGATGCGTTGATTCGTAGAATTGTGACTCATCAGTTTGACACTTGGGAGCCGGAAGATATTGCTGAGGTCAGAATCAGCAGTTATGCGAATGGACTGGATTTCTTGCAATCGGATTGGTTTTCCGTCGATGAGAAATATATTATCCTGCTGGATGGTGTGATGCCGGATCTTGATGGCGTTGAAGTCTTGGAAAGAATCCGCAAGACGTATCCGGAAGTGAATATATTAGTGATCATGCTGACAGGAAGAAATAATCAGGCGGATATTGTACATGCCCTGCAGATGGGCGCTGATGATTACGTAGTAAAACCAGTTCACATGCCTGAGCTGTTGTCTCGGATGGAACGATTGGCTCATAGATTCTTGTTCTAA